The Sinomicrobium kalidii genome contains a region encoding:
- a CDS encoding DUF349 domain-containing protein gives MLDQKDNNLHRAEENSANGRTEGEEKDIIVDHTAAPGEEAKTGGDVSEDGEKEETQDEKNTDQAAPVTIEVNDAEVINEIDESNAEDAEDEDNVKRHSIPVLDYHAMSMEKLVAELEKLLKNEKVQAIKEHVDGIKYEFDLKFQELLEEKKEEFLNEGGNEIDFRYNSPVKMRFNKAYGEYKEKKNQYYKSLEQNLKSNLAKRQEIIEELKGLINVEENINTTYKHFKELQGRWKVAGPVPRVNYNDVWRTYHHHIERFYDFLDLNRDLRDLDFKHNLEEKEKLITRAEELARVNDVNAAFRELQSLHKIWKEDLGPVDREHREDIWNRFSAATKVIHEKRQEYFRNMDQIHEENLVKKREIIAQIDAIAENKASSHNQWQKQIREIEALREAFFNAGRVPRKVNEEVWAAFKTAVRTFNRSKNEFYKNLKKKQHENLTKKQELIKIAQENKDSEDWEAVTPLMKKIQADWKKIGHVPRKYSDKIWGEFKTACNHYFDRFHQHRNEGNKEEMEAFKNKEAILDKLKEFELTGTHEDDLETVKEYIAEWRSHGRVPYYKRNIETKFNKIIDALFKKLDIAKQDIELIKYGNKLEQLANSDKDDLIDNERVYIRRKIDEVKSEIRQLENNLQFINADESNPIVKEVNKNIDKHKESLALWKAKLQQLREMD, from the coding sequence ATGTTAGACCAAAAAGACAACAACCTGCACCGGGCAGAGGAAAATTCAGCTAACGGCCGGACAGAAGGAGAAGAAAAGGACATTATAGTTGATCACACAGCTGCCCCGGGGGAAGAAGCAAAAACCGGCGGTGATGTGTCTGAAGACGGGGAGAAGGAGGAAACGCAGGATGAAAAAAATACCGACCAGGCCGCCCCGGTTACCATAGAAGTCAACGATGCAGAGGTTATAAACGAGATAGACGAATCCAATGCCGAAGATGCCGAAGACGAGGATAATGTCAAAAGGCATTCCATCCCGGTACTGGACTATCATGCCATGAGCATGGAAAAACTGGTGGCAGAGCTTGAAAAACTGCTCAAGAACGAAAAAGTCCAGGCCATAAAAGAACACGTGGACGGCATCAAATACGAATTCGACCTGAAATTCCAGGAGTTACTGGAAGAAAAAAAGGAAGAATTCCTTAACGAAGGCGGTAATGAAATAGACTTTCGTTACAACTCACCCGTAAAAATGCGTTTTAACAAGGCGTACGGCGAGTATAAGGAGAAAAAGAACCAGTATTACAAAAGCCTGGAACAAAACCTCAAGAGCAACCTTGCCAAACGGCAGGAGATCATTGAAGAGCTGAAAGGCCTCATCAATGTAGAGGAAAACATCAATACCACTTACAAACACTTTAAGGAACTGCAGGGACGCTGGAAAGTAGCCGGCCCCGTTCCCCGGGTCAATTATAATGATGTCTGGCGTACCTACCACCATCATATAGAGCGGTTTTACGATTTTCTTGATCTGAACCGCGACCTGAGAGATCTCGACTTTAAGCACAACCTGGAAGAAAAAGAAAAGCTGATAACCCGGGCGGAAGAACTTGCCCGTGTAAATGATGTCAATGCGGCTTTCCGCGAACTGCAGTCCCTCCACAAAATATGGAAAGAGGACCTCGGTCCCGTAGACCGGGAGCACAGGGAAGATATATGGAACCGGTTCAGCGCGGCTACCAAGGTCATCCATGAAAAACGGCAGGAATACTTCAGGAACATGGACCAGATCCATGAAGAAAACCTCGTCAAAAAACGGGAGATCATTGCACAGATAGATGCCATAGCTGAAAACAAGGCTTCTTCGCATAACCAATGGCAAAAACAGATACGTGAAATAGAAGCCCTGAGGGAAGCCTTTTTCAATGCCGGAAGGGTACCCCGAAAGGTCAATGAAGAAGTATGGGCGGCTTTCAAGACCGCTGTGCGTACGTTTAACAGAAGTAAAAACGAGTTTTACAAAAACCTCAAGAAAAAACAGCATGAAAACCTGACCAAAAAGCAGGAACTCATAAAAATAGCCCAGGAAAACAAGGATAGTGAAGACTGGGAAGCCGTAACCCCGCTGATGAAAAAAATCCAGGCCGACTGGAAAAAGATAGGGCATGTACCCCGAAAGTATTCCGATAAAATATGGGGAGAGTTCAAAACTGCCTGTAATCACTATTTCGACAGGTTCCACCAGCACAGGAACGAAGGCAACAAGGAAGAAATGGAAGCCTTTAAGAACAAGGAAGCCATCCTGGACAAACTAAAGGAATTCGAACTCACCGGAACACATGAAGACGACCTGGAAACCGTTAAAGAGTATATTGCGGAATGGCGGTCTCACGGACGGGTTCCGTATTACAAACGAAATATTGAGACCAAGTTCAACAAGATCATAGATGCACTGTTCAAAAAACTGGACATTGCCAAACAGGACATCGAACTTATAAAGTATGGCAATAAGCTGGAACAACTGGCCAATTCGGACAAAGACGATCTCATCGATAACGAACGGGTTTATATCCGCCGTAAAATAGACGAAGTAAAAAGTGAGATCAGACAGCTGGAGAACAACCTCCAGTTCATCAATGCCGACGAAAGCAATCCTATCGTTAAAGAAGTGAACAAAAATATTGACAAACACAAGGAATCCCTTGCACTGTGGAAAGCAAAACTCCAACAACTCCGGGAAATGGATTAA
- a CDS encoding DUF2490 domain-containing protein, translating to MKRTLFSLVLAAYFLIPDTTSAQVDENKTGAWYMYFWNTTLKDSRFGFQGDIQYRNWDVMGDLEQLLLRGGVTYQPEKANIKFTLGYGYVLSGEFGDSNATSEESRIYQEALLPHKLADRFYLTHRFRFEQRWVQSQDFRTRLRYNLFLNVPVNQVTLDKGAIYLALYNEVFINGQKEVGNGNTVEIFDRNRLYTAVGYSISDNLRVQAGYMRQSTNTLDKGQLQLSLHHTL from the coding sequence ATGAAAAGAACACTATTCTCCCTCGTTTTAGCAGCTTATTTCCTCATTCCCGATACAACATCCGCGCAGGTTGACGAAAACAAGACAGGCGCCTGGTATATGTATTTCTGGAACACCACACTTAAAGACAGCCGGTTCGGTTTCCAGGGCGATATTCAATACCGGAACTGGGATGTTATGGGCGACCTGGAGCAATTATTGCTCAGGGGCGGCGTAACATATCAACCGGAAAAAGCCAATATCAAATTTACTCTCGGTTATGGTTATGTACTTTCCGGAGAATTCGGAGACAGCAATGCCACGAGTGAGGAAAGCCGTATTTACCAGGAAGCACTACTCCCTCACAAACTGGCAGACCGGTTTTACCTTACCCATCGTTTCCGTTTTGAACAGCGCTGGGTACAAAGCCAGGATTTCAGAACCCGCCTGCGCTACAACCTTTTCCTGAACGTCCCTGTTAACCAGGTTACACTGGACAAGGGGGCTATTTATCTGGCGCTTTACAACGAGGTGTTTATCAACGGACAAAAGGAAGTCGGTAACGGGAATACCGTGGAGATTTTCGACAGGAACCGCCTTTACACTGCGGTCGGATACAGCATTTCCGACAACCTGAGGGTCCAGGCAGGCTATATGCGGCAGTCTACCAATACACTGGACAAGGGACAACTCCAATTGAGTTTGCACCACACATTGTAA
- a CDS encoding cyclase family protein, with product MYIDLSHTIFDGLVTYKGLPAPVICDYLSRSASRELYGEDTEFQIGKIEMVANTGTYIDCPFHRYEHGKDFVETGLEAFADLDGITINAEGVSEIGKEFFTGKAIRNKAVLVHTGWSRHWNTENYFEGHPWLTEEAAEYLKDCGVKLVGIDSHNIDNTGKKDRPVHTVLLGADILIVEHMCNLDKLPESGYLFTAAPPKFKGVGTFPVRAYAKIKK from the coding sequence ATGTACATCGATCTCAGCCATACCATTTTTGACGGACTCGTTACATATAAAGGACTTCCGGCGCCCGTGATATGCGATTACCTGAGCAGGTCGGCATCGAGGGAGCTCTATGGAGAGGACACGGAATTTCAGATTGGTAAAATAGAAATGGTAGCGAATACCGGAACGTATATAGACTGCCCTTTTCACCGTTACGAACATGGTAAGGACTTCGTTGAAACCGGGCTTGAAGCTTTTGCCGACCTTGACGGGATAACGATCAATGCCGAAGGCGTATCGGAAATAGGAAAGGAGTTTTTTACCGGAAAAGCGATCAGGAATAAAGCGGTACTGGTACATACCGGGTGGTCCAGGCACTGGAATACCGAAAACTATTTCGAAGGGCATCCCTGGCTCACAGAGGAAGCCGCAGAATACCTGAAAGATTGCGGAGTAAAACTTGTAGGAATAGACAGCCACAATATTGACAATACCGGAAAAAAAGACCGCCCGGTGCATACCGTACTTCTTGGCGCGGATATCCTTATCGTAGAACACATGTGTAACCTGGACAAACTCCCGGAAAGTGGCTATCTCTTTACCGCGGCACCTCCGAAGTTTAAGGGCGTCGGAACTTTCCCGGTAAGGGCGTACGCAAAAATCAAAAAGTAG